One genomic segment of Desmodus rotundus isolate HL8 chromosome 5, HLdesRot8A.1, whole genome shotgun sequence includes these proteins:
- the LOC112317590 gene encoding olfactory receptor 51B6-like, protein MELNTSARPFLLTGFVGLEKAHHWISIPLSVVYTSILLGNGILVFLIRDDHNLHGPMYYFLAMLATTDLGMTLVTMPTVLCVLWMNHREISHGACFLQAYFIHSLSATESGILLAMSYDRFIAICNPMRYTSILTNTQVIKIGMGVFMRGFVLILPPILPLYWFSYCRSHVLSHAFCLHQDIIKLACADITFNRLYPVVVVFSMVLLDFLIIFCSYILIFKTVMGIASGRNRSKALNTYISHICCILVFYVTVCGLTFIHRFGKNVPHLLHITMSYVYFLFPPFMNPVIYSIKTKQIRNSVLQLFSLPPSRT, encoded by the coding sequence ATGGAACTCAACACCAGTGCCAGACCGTTTCTTCTGACTGGATTCGTGGGCTTGGAAAAGGCTCACCATTGGATCTCCATTCCATTATCTGTAGTCTACACCTCCATACTTTTAGGCAATGGCATTCTCGTATTTCTCATTAGGGATGACCATAACCTCCATGGGCCCATGTACTATTTCTTAGCCATGCTGGCCACCACAGATCTGGGGATGACCTTAGTTACAATGCCCACAGTGCTGTGTGTGCTGTGGATGAATCACAGGGAAATCAGCCATGGTGCCTGCTTTCTCCAAGCCTACTTCATTCATAGCCTTTCTGCCACTGAGTCTGGAATTTTGCTAGCCATGTCCTATGATCGGTTCATTGCCATCTGCAACCCAATGAGATATACTTCCATTCTTACCAACACCCAGGTGATAAAGATTGGAATGGGAGTTTTTATGAGGGGATTTGTTCTCATCTTGCCCCCAATATTGCCTCTCTATTGGTTCTCCTATTGTAGATCCCATGTCCTCTCTCATGCATTCTGCCTTCATCAGGATATTATCAAACTAGCCTGTGCTGACATCACCTTCAATCGCCTCTATCCTGTTGTGGTGGTGTTTTCTATGGTTTTACTGGACTTCCTGATAATCTTTTGCtcctatattttgatttttaaaactgtcatGGGCATTGCTTCTGGAAGAAATAGGTCCAAGGCTCTTAACACTTATATCTCCCATATCTGCTGCATCTTGGTCTTTTATGTTACTGTCTGTGGTTTGACATTTATCCATCGATTTGGGAAGAATGTTCCCCACCTATTACACATCACAATGAGCTACGtatatttccttttccctccttttatgAACCCTGTGATCTACAGCATCAAAACTAAACAGATTCGCAATAGTGTACTCCAATTATTCTCTCTGCCCCCATCAAGAACATGA
- the LOC112317589 gene encoding olfactory receptor 51B6, whose translation MWLNTTASPFLLTGFPGMENAHHWISIPLLVVYISILIGNGTLLFLIRDDQNLHEPMYYFLAMLAATDLGVTLTTMPTVLRVLWLNHREIGHGTCFSQAYFIHTLSIVESGVLLAMAYDRFIAICNPLRYTSILTNTRVMQIGMGVLTRAGLSIMPIIIRLHWFPYCRSHVLSHAFCLHQDVIKLACADITFNRLYPVVVVFTMVLLDFLIICFSYILILKAVMGIASGEERAKALNTCVSHICCLLVFYVTVVGLTFIHRFGKHAPHVVHITMSYIYFLFPPFMNPIIYSIKTKQIRNGIIRLFFLPHTRA comes from the coding sequence ATGTGGCTCAACACCACTGCTTCCCCATTTCTGCTTACTGGCTTCCCAGGCATGGAGAACGCACATCACTGGATCTCCATCCCATTATTAGTGGTCTACATCTCCATACTCATTGGTAATGGCACCCTTCTCTTTCTCATCAGGGATGATCAAAACCTCCATGAGCCCATGTACTATTTCTTAGCTATGTTGGCAGCTACAGATCTTGGAGTGACATTGACCACAATGCCCACAGTTCTGAGAGTCCTGTGGTTGAATCACAGAGAGATTGGCCACGGGACCTGCTTCTCTCAGGCCTACTTTATCCATACTCTTTCTATCGTGGAGTCTGGTGTTTTGCTTGCCATGGCCTATGACCGTTTCATTGCCATCTGCAACCCCTTGAGATATACTTCCATCCTTACCAATACCAGGGTAATGCAGATTGGAATGGGGGTATTGACAAGGGCTGGTCTGTCGATTATGCCAATAATTATTCGCCTTCACTGGTTCCCCTATTGTCGATCCCATGTCCTATCCCATGCTTTCTGTCTACACCAAGATGTCATCAAGTTAGCCTGTGCTGACATCACCTTCAATCGTCTCTACCCAGTAGTTGTTGTATTTACAATGGTCTTGTTGGACTTTTTGATCATCTGTTTTTCCTACATTTTGATCCTCAAGGCTGTCATGGGCATTGCTTCTGGAGAAGAGAGGGCCAAGGCCCTCAACACATGTGTCTCCCACATCTGCTGCCTCCTGGTCTTCTATGTCACTGTAGTTGGCCTGACATTTATCCACAGGTTTGGAAAACATGCTCCTCATGTGGTCCACATCACAATGAGCTACATTTacttccttttccccccttttatgAACCCTATCATTTATAGCATTAAGACCAAGCAGATACGGAATGGAATAATTCGCTTATTCTTTCTGCCTCATACTAGAGCCTAA
- the LOC112317626 gene encoding olfactory receptor 51B5, translating to MWPNSSSSSFLLTGFPGLAAAHHWISTPFIFVYISVIFGNGTLLLLIKADHNLHEPMYYFLAMLAATDLGLTLTTMPTVLEVLWLDHREIGNVACFSQAYFIHSLSFVESGVLLAMAYDRFIAICNPLRYTSILTNIRVVKIGLGVLMRGFVSVVPPISLLYFFPYCHSHVLSHAFCLHQDIIKLACADTTFNQLYPVVLVVLIFVLDSLIILISYVWILKNVLHIASKEERAKALNTCVSHIGCVLVFYVTVIGLSLIHRFGKEVPHIVHLIMSFVYFLFPPLMNPIIYSVKTKPIQSGILHFFTTHRVTA from the coding sequence ATGTGGCCCAACAGCAGCTCCAGTTCCTTTCTGCTGACTGGTTTTCCAGGTTTGGCGGCAGCTCACCACTGGATTTCCACACCCTTCATTTTTGTCTATATCTCTGTCATTTTTGGCAATGGCACTCTCCTCCTTCTCATTAAGGCAGATCACAATCTTCATGAGCCTATGTACTATTTCCTGGCCATGCTGGCAGCCACAGACCTAGGGCTGACTTTAACCACAATGCCCACGGTACTGGAGGTCCTTTGGTTGGACCACAGGGAAATTGGAAATGTAGCCTGTTTTTCTCAAGCCTATTTTATACATTCACTTTCCTTTGTAGAGTCCGGTGTTTTGCTCGCTATGGCCTATGATCGTTTTATTGCCATCTGTAACCCCCTTAGATATACCTCTATACTCACTAATATTCGAGTGGTGAAAATTGGGCTAGGGGTTCTGATGAGGGGATTTGTATCTGTTGTCCCCCCAATATCActcctctatttttttccatattgcCATTCCCATGTCCTTTCCCATGCATTCTGCCTTCATCAGGATATCATCAAACTGGCCTGTGCTGACACCACCTTCAATCAACTATATCCGGTTGTGCTTGTGGTCCTTATATTTGTGCTGGATTCTCTGATTATCCTCATCTCCTATGTGTGGATACTCAAAAATGTCCTGCACATTGCCTCCAAAGAGGAGCGGGCCAAGGCCCTCAACACCTGTGTCTCCCATATCGGTTGTGTCCTGGTTTTCTATGTCACAGTGATTGGATTGTCTCTAATTCATCGATTTGGGAAGGAGGTTCCACATATTGTGCACCTCATTATGAGCtttgtttactttctctttcctccactaATGAATCCCATAATCTATAGTGTCAAAACCAAACCGATCCAGAGTGGCATCCTTCACTTTTTTACTACCCATAGAGTTACAGCCTGA